gccgcaacccacctcctttcttcggtacaatgaagtaggggctgtaaaaccccatcttcatctctgctggagggacaggctctatcacacccttccgtaggagggtagtgatttccgcacgcaaggtagcggcattctcgcccgcTGAACCAGTGCGGACGCACGgtaaactgaatcgcgtagccgagtcggatggtctggaccagccatcgcgacagattggaaagcgcaagccacacgtccaagctccgggcgagggggaccaagtggACAATCtcattggacgtaccggcgggtgggacctcacggcggggcggagcctgaggtgtcACGTCGTGCCATGgatgtgctgagttcagggacatcgaagcacttaccttgctccttatgaccacccccggaacagcctgggacaggggaggaagaggcctgtcctcgtgacctgtggagaacGTCACATCagaggcggatttgtgccacagctgggcgcgcaggggcgggaagaccgccgttggagcgccaaacctgccgagaTGGAATGGTGGaaggtggtcatgatgatggccgtgcgcactgggtatgtgacccggGGAcaaaggaaaccgctcttttgctgaactcttgggtaccgcagccacttgggcatgcagtgaaattaaatgaaaaggtaacaaaaattctcccagccctccaccgggggatggagtggtctgcttaccagctccagagcagcgggtttcctcgtccctgggtcgcccgtctcaggtgcgcttcgaagcctttctcgggttcatGGTGGCCGGctatgagacgggtggcgtctgcttcctgcggtgggctcaacgccggggctgggccgcggggcgggctgcagcggagccggtgctgtcaccgcaggaggacgcccttggtgacgagcagatggggtgcgggatcttgagccgcgccggggcaggatgtgccggattgcttctgtctgctgcttcaccgccgagaactgctgggcaaagtcctcgacggtgtcgccgaacatgccaacctgggaaatggggtgccaaggaaccgtgccttgttggcctctcctatctcgaccaggttgagccaaaggtggcgctcctggaccaccaagatggacatcgcccacccgagagaccgcgccatgaccttcgttgcccggagggcgaggtcggtcaccgagcacagctcctgcatcaatcccggggtagAACTaaccttgtgcagttcctttagcaccttagcttggtggacttgcaggagagccatggcgtgccgCACCGTAAGCCTTgtccgtcagggacgacgtaaacctacaggccttggacaggagattcatgcacttctgggaataatttctctctctcacGTGCAGCTTGTTGAATTTAGTGTCAGCGTGCGCAGTGAGGAAGCGTTTTGTCGCATAGTTACTGagcttaagatgttacagatgtataaaaccTTTCTtaacctgttaattcgacatgcaaatggcATCATACCGCGTCTCCGTAAGCAAGCGGCGCAATAAAACTACATAATTCCTGttaataatcaacaaagctgtcaacattgcaagCGCATGACGTTGACGTGGAGCGATATGGAGGCTCTTCCTCATTAGTCATAATGACACATTTGCAAGAAAGTCAGAAATAgctaaaatgctttgtgtaatgtaccagctgcatggtgaagagacgcttaaacacctgttacatttttcatatccatctctagttccatccagggtcaGAGATTAACGGGGACTCTGGGCAAAAAACATTCCCTTGCAATCTGATATGGTTCTAAATACATatatcacgatcttcatttgaattattgctgaacattatttgttttctgccttctgttgtgcagatgttgcagaGTCAGTGGCGGAGGCTCGCACTATAAAAGCACTCAGACAGGCACTTTGCTTCTCACTCTTTGTAGCATTTGGTAATTTTAGCGTGGGAGCATGACACCAACTGATgcaatgtagtaataataatataaacaaaaataatatctggatgtgttaaatagccttgatgttaaataaagatacaataataattttaaagaacattaaccacttttagtgtatgaatcatatctctgactaatgttcagtgttaaatgtttatttttgcattgttttattcaattgacattgaggtttttttttattttttttttttatatataagttCCTCATTCTAAATCTGGAAAAATGCTATCATCTACTCCTTTGTGTCagtgcattagttttgtaggctatgttcatttaatagccaaaatatctGGAAATATGTGAAAGAGAAAAAatgtttcagtaacaatgcacattatgcaatgtagagatcatgcagttgtgtaattattgaaacatgccattttaaaattgaattaattgtttaaagtatttgaaataaaaggATGATAGagtcattttataaggttagaaaaaaattacctctgtaaaggtaaaaaaatgccCCCCATATGAACTGTGTAAGGGGGGAATTCCCTCcattttcagaaattaatttcaggccctTAGTTTGTTAGGTTATTTCCTTCGTAggaaaagtttgggcacctctggtttagctccacagtacttaagaaACCTTCTGTCATGAAATAATTCATCACATTcactatgatcacaaaattctggcctgttaataatacctagaatatcaaaatccacaaaaggaggaagATCCTTTATCTATCCCGAGGTTACCACAACCTGTCAGATCcagctccggtcctgcctgatgtccaactcccactgctatgtgtcggtgagtgatgatgaccaactgcagcctgtgccagccagacttcacttcagtctactacgaaggacttcacagaggataaattgatgcaaactcaaagacatgggattcttcatgtgCTACTGTCTCAACCTTGGTCtcaggatggacttcaccaaaatttcctgccataagcttccagctggactgcgATGCCCCTCActgactacactctcttaaaatggaatacatagacaatgaaTTAACTGCCAagtgccaactaaagccttcatcagccaaataacaaaggacacatCTACGTGCACTTCCACAGTTTATACAGGATGGACTCCAAACACTTTGTcactaatcttacagttcatacaaaataattttgtttaaacatcagcccctaacatttacttagtatgctaatttaaaccatgacttgttctatacataaataatattgataTTATGTTCATGCTTTTTATTCAGAAGGGTTCTGGCCCCCAAAGTGAGCCTTAACTCTCCCAAGGTTatctttctccattaaccaacatcttatggagtttttttgttctttgccacagtcgcctttgtcttgctcactggggggtctaaatacaaaaatgatttaCTTATTAAGGCACAATCTACAACCACATTTTTATCAAATCGCACAACgatgactaagacattacagctttattttctgttatagcataatttcctgtacagctgctttgaattcccgtctgttgtgaaaagtgctatacaaataaaaattatgatgCAAGTCATTCAGGTTACATTAGTGTGGACAAGTTCAGTCTGCCCTGCCGGAGGTGAAGTAAGGTTAACAGCTACCACAGACTGTGACCTAATTACCTAGCTTTTGCCTACTGCCTGGACCATGCATTGTCAATGAACTGTGAATTATTTGGTGAGTCACTGTATTTAAAGGACCCCAGTGTGACACTATCTTGCCCAAAATGCACTAATGTAAAAGATCACACTCTGCTTTGGAACCTCACTAAAGCTtctcttaaatgtttaaaaaattatttaaaaatcaaataCCTGCTATTGCGCTTTCCATTAAATTAGCTGAATTTtgattgtaattttttaaaaccAAGGAAAGGAAGCCATCAGCACCAAAACCTCAAACATTAGGTGTCAGCTAAAAAGCCCAGAATAACCTATTTTACATACATGTATATCAAAAATTCACTAAAAACAAAGGTCTTCTTTAAAGGAAAATTTAATTGCTGGGTCACAGGTGGACAGTTTAAAGAAAGATGGCACTAGCACACTattcaaacaaataatttcacAAAATAAGGTTTTGAATAAGTACACAATAGTATAGTTTAAAATGAACCTAATTAACCATTTGGACAATTCCTGGCTGTCAAACTTGGTGGAACATGTTCATTGTCCATGTCCTCACCTACTATTTTGTTTGGACATCTGTGTGGGATTCCACTTGAGGGGTACTGACATCATGGATCCGATTGtttaatgaaattgcaaaacGTTTGAATGAAAAAGCAGTTATGAAAAAAGGCTTGGTATCATTTGTTTCCAGTTTGACATTTTATATCTTATAAAATACAATtcatacattgaaaaaaataaagagacaTAATTGAGAATGATTTTGCAAGTAAATGcaatttagaaaaatattaaaCAGGCTTACTGCAAATTGTTGTCTCAAAAAGAACTTCTtgctttaaataaatatactttattttacatttttttaaaagtttgtcagaacttattacaaaatatttacaaaaaaaaaagaaaaaaaagtttgggaaacagtGAAAttgtgcaaaaacaaacaaacaaatatatatatttaaaggttGTAATTTGTCAAAACAAAATCTTTCAGTTTAATTAAACTTTACACATATATACAAGGGAACAATCCCTTCATCTGCTATAAAACAACAAATACATGTTACTCATAAGTCACCAATATGAATATCAAATTGGATCCCTCAGGATGACTGACGGAACACAGACTGTAAATTCTGACAACAACGAACTGAAGAAAATGGCACTGCCAGATGGTATTGTTTTCTGTTTCGACATTCAGAGACATGATTCTGACATCGACCTCATTTACATTACAAATGATTTAAAACCATATATTTTTTAGAACCATTTAGGTCAACATTTTAAAAGATGTTGTATTCTTCAGAGGAAGGCCTTAAAAAAGGCATTGTGAACATTGCAAAACTTGTAATACAAGTTAACGATGttcttcaaataattttttttgctgatAATTTCACTGAATACAAATTTTCAGCACCACCAAAAACAGCAACTGTAGTACTATGTGCAATCACAAACTTACCAAAATATACTAGATGAAAATGGTATGGCATCATACAAGGTTTTATGAACTAAAAACACTACAATCAATTTATATGCTTTGACTTGATGTATCAGTTAATAATTAAGAAATGTAGGACCAAAGCCCATGTCTGCGATGTAATTTATCTGATATATTGAAATAGATGTTACCCGGGGGGGGGATAATGTCCAAATTGTTACTGTCCAAACAAGATACTGTTACGTTTGTTCCTTAGAAGTCTCTGTATCTGCATTAGGAAAAGTGTCTGACTAGGTTCTCAGTTCTCCATTTTCTCTTTCTTCTTAAACAGCTTCATCAACTGGGTGAATCTCTCCTCAATCTGTCACAGAGCAATAATTATTAAGTTTGTCACAAAGGTGTTAGTTGAAGACATTTATGAAGAAACACAATAACAACGTATACCTGTCCTGTTGACTTCTTTAACCTCTTTGACAGAGCAGCAAAAGTATTGGGTGAAGCACCTTTCATTTTAAGCTCAATGAGAATGTCCCGGTCTTCATCCCTTCAAAATCATCAGCCAATAGTTTCTTGAAATGTATGCATATTAACTTCCAAGTTATACATATAGACTAAATGACACAAAGTGCGAACATTAAGTCAACTCACCTGGTCCAGGTCACCACCACTTCCCCTTTCCTCTTTATTACATTCTTAGCTGACAGGCTGCTAGGGGACACCCAAGTTACTGCAGTTTTTGAGCCTTTTTCTTTGTGTGATTTTGACCTCTTTTTATGCTTGGACATGTGATGTTTATCTTGGGATTTCTCATTTCTGGAATGCTTCGCCTTTGACTCCGAATAATGTCCCTTGCGTTTCCTTGACTCCCTCTCCGTTTCAGTCTCTGGTGCACTTTGGCTCCGAGTGGTGCTCCTTGCATTTCCTGACACCTTCTCTGTTGTTTTAGGCTCTGCTGCACTACTTCCCTCAAGAACAGTAACACATGCTTCTTTGGAAAAATATTGCGCATTGTTGCTGGATAGACCAAACAAATTGTCATCACAAACCCCTTCGGATGGGGATTTTCGGCTTGAAGGCTGATCTTCTACTCCATTATCTGAAATGTCACATGACACAGTTGTGGCTGGGCTTTTGTCTGAGGTCTCTCCAGAGGCAGGGCCTACGTCTTCATGGGTAGTAAGACAGAGGTTAGGCTTCAAAGATGTTTCTAAGCCTTCAGCTAATGCTGGCTCTCTTTTGCCTTCATTTTGATTACATTCGCTTGGGCTAGTAGATGTATGTCTTATTCGTACAATGAAATGATCATTTGACCTCTCCATTACCACAGCCTGCATTGGTAAATTGGGTTTGAACTGGAAACCGCATGGATCAGAGCCCTCCCAAGTTCTGCTGGGACTCGACCCACAACTGGAGTTGTCCGTGTCCAGAGAAAGGTGGATGTCCTGCTCTGTGGCATCTTCTCCATCAAGAAGAGCATCTTCACTATAATGGGCACTAAGGACACTATTTGGGGCAGACAGTGGCTGACCAGTTCCAGGGTGCAAGAAACTCAAGTGACTATCTGACTTCAGAGGAGAGGGAATAGTAAGGGACACAGCTAGGTCTTCTGCCAAAATAGTGAAGGATCTCTGAGAGATTATGGATGATTGAGAAGGAACCTGGCATGGTTCGGAATTAGATGGGACTTCTAACAAGCAGTTctcatcgagaactgctgggtctACCATCATTTTGACATTAGAAGCAAACTTGTAAGGGGAAAAGGAAGACCAGGATGTTATGAATTTAGATGGGGTTGTTTTGTTGGGGGTCATAATCCCAAACAAACTCTCTCCTGGAAGTCCTTGCTTTCGGGGGGTACTGACTGGCCAGCTTTGATTGTCCCCTACTGGAACGCTGGGATCAAGCAAATCAGACCCTTGCAACAGACACTTGAAAATCTCTCCCATTTGTGAGTCAGAGACCAAGTTAAAGGTTAAGCTTGATGTTTGCTGCTCTGTGAGAATTTCAAAGTCTGACCTTTCCTGTACCGATCCATTATGGGAGAGACGATGGACATAGGAAGAGGTTTTATTCTCAGATCCAGAGGTACTTTCAGGGCCAGAATTTTCAGAGGATAAAGTGGAATGTTGGTGTGATGTCACCTTTGCCAGCTGATCGTCTTCCGTCATGCTTGCTTTAATGTTTTTACCCCTGCTACCAAGGCCCCTATGGAGAAGATTATTTGGAGGGGCCTCTTTGCCACAATTTCCAGTGTCAACTTTTGCCTTCTTGGCGCTGTGAACAGATGTGCTAAACATCTCTTTTTCAACCTCCTCACTTTCTACCTCTTTTCCCTTAAGagttttacttttattttcagaTAAGCATGCATTCACAGATGGCTCATATCCACTTTTGATTGCGGTCTTCAATTCCTTGAATAAGAAATCAAACTGCCCATTCACAAATTTCCACAACTTCTGCTTGAGATCTCCTGCTCTCTGTTCAAAGATACGGTTGACAATGCCATTCTTGGTGACCTTGTTTAATATAGAAGATATGATCTTATTAAGTCTAACTTTGATGACTTTATCCTGACAGCCCAATTTGTCTAAGTCAACAGCATTGATGAATTCTGTAAAAGAGGCATGAGACATATCCACAATACAGCAGAAGGCAGTCTTTGTGACATTTTTGTGAAGCTTCATGTACTTTTTCCTCAACTCAACTCGAATGGTTGCTAACATGTCCATGAATTCATCTAAGGTATGGACTGCTGCTTTTAACGGTGGGCTGACAGTTTTAAAGCGTCTCTTACTTGAGGTGGAACTGCCATCAGAAGCAGTAGTATTTGGGCTCTTTGTTTGTGCAGGACATTTTGCAGAGACCTTAGACTGCTTTTGGGACACTCTTTTTCCACCTGCAGATAGCCTGGGACCTGGTTGAGTCCCTGAGGTTGATTTGTCCTTTTCTTTCGGAGGAGTCTGGATGAACAGAGGTCCCTCATCTTCACTCTCACTCACTATCTCACCATCCTCCAGCTCTTCTTCCACTGTTCCACTAGTTGAGAGGCCACCTTTTGTCCCTTTATGGGAAGTAGGTGTGACAGAAGAGTCAGGCGACTCATTCTCCTTGTTCATGTCAATATTCACTTCATCTTTATCACTTCCACATGTTGCAATAGAGAGGTCTTTATGGGAAACAGACAAATTAACATTCATAAGCTGTACATGCATTAATATTCAGTGAACATTCATGTACCCCAgttatttaaacaaaatgttcataaaacaGTGCTATTTTTGGCCTGGGTGCAATATTAAACCCTACTGTGAAATACAGTCACTCAGTAAATATCCATTGATTCcatatttaaaacaaacaacacaCTTACCTTTGATAAGACTCTTGACATGTGGTTGGTTCTCAGCACGATGAGGCTGTACTTTTTTCACATGATGCACTGGGCTTGTGAGAGGGCTAATGGGTTCTGGAATAGCTCTGATGTTCCTCAGGGTAAGCATCATGGAGTCTTCATCATGGAGAAACACAACAGGGCTAGATGGCTTCAAGATCTGCTCCTCTTTTTCTGTTGAATCTGGCTCTGAGAAACCAGCTTGCACAGAAGACGTTGCCTCCTCTCTGACAGTGGTATAACTTGGAGCTGTAGTGTCCTGATCCCTTAACTTTTTTTCAGATGTTTTCAGATTTTCAGATGCCTGggatttttcaacactttttagaCTTTCAAATGTATCACTTGCTCTATGACTGTCCTGTGTTGAAGTATCCACTTCAACATCACAAATAACTTTACTTTGGTAATCAAGATTGGCACTATAGGTGCTAGAGGAAACTTCCATGGTTACAAAACTTTCAAAATTCCCAGAATTACTCTCAGGAATACTATTACTCTCAGGAATAAAACATGTCTTGCCAGAGGAGGACACATCCTCTTGACAAATCCTGTTTTGTTCTGGGAGTAAATCCTGAGCCTTAGGCTGAGGATTCCTTTGGATTTTCATCTGAGGAATCTCCTCAGACACAGTGGAGAAAGGATCTTTTTGCTGACAATCATCAACTAGTATTGAATCAGGAGTATTATCAGAAACTGTCAATTCTGATGTTTTAGAGGGCAAAGGATCTTTTTGCTGATGATCATCAACTAGTATTGAATCAGGAGTATTATCAGAAACTGTCAATTCTGATGTTTTAGTAGGCAAAGTATTAGAGACAACAGTATTATCTATAATTCCCAGAAAGTCTTCTGTGCAGTTCTGAAAGATGCTACTTTGAGATTCTCTTGCAAGGTTTAATTTTGAAAAGGAATCTTTGTCTGAGGCAATGAAGTCTAATGCCTTGTCTATTTCCTTCTCTGAGGTGGTAAAATTGGCTGGTTCTTTATCCACAGCCTTATGACTCTCAGGGGCATTCTCTTCCTGTACCTCCATATTGGTTTCTTCTTCTGATAGCTTTTCAGAGGCCACAGCTGTGAAGAGATAATCAACTTGTCCTGATTGTTTGCAAGAACTGGTAAGGTCATGCTGTTCATCTGTATTTGTCAGCTCAGGTTCCTCATCCATCTCCTCAACACTATGCTGGCTGTTCTTTAACTCATCTATAACAAAGAATTCCTCTCCAAGATCGTATAATCTGCTATCATCAGTGGAGCCATCTTCAGATGTTGCTCCAATTGGTTCCATAGGCTCAGATGGCGGTTTCTGCTTTTTAAGAGGTGATAAGGTGAGGTTCAGTGTTTCCATGAAACTCAGTTTTCTGTTTGAACTATTATCCTCAGTTGTTTTGCACGGACCCCTACTGATAGATTTTGGATGTTTATCCTGACCATTCTTACTATGTCGACTTTCTCTGACAATACTGTGCTTTTCAGAAGAAGGGTTCTTTCTATCACCTTTGATAGGAACTAAATTTTTTGATTTTCCATCCATAAGCTCCACACGACTGCTTCTCTTTCGTTCTCTGTCCTTGTCTACACCTTTTCCTCTACCATAATCCTTTTCAGTACTTGCATTTTTAACAGGACATACAGTATCTTCCATCTTTCTAGAATTATCATGGCTATGAGACTTTTTGTTATTTAACAATGACTCCTCAATACTGCTTGATGCTCTCCCCTTACAAACATCCTTTCTTTGAGAATCACATTTGAAAGAAGAAATAGCTTGCCTGCTATCTGAGGAATCAACTAGTTTCCTAGATCTCCCTTCTCTACATCTTTTATCATCACTTTTACTTTCTGCCTCCTTTGCACTCCTTCGCTCATAATCTTTGCTGCTGTCTGACCTATTGCTTCTCCTTTCTCTACTGCTGCTGTTACCCTGatgttttttcctctctttttgcATCTTTTGTTCATGTTCTCTGCATCTTTCAGTTCTGGTGCTCCTCCTCTCTGCACTGGAACTCTCCCGTTGGCTTTTCTCCTCTCTCCTTTGATGGCCACTTGCAtctcttttttccattttgtgtTTTAGGGATTGACTAGCATTATCCACCACAGAAGAAGCTGTACTCCTCCATCCAGAGTGTCTTGCTCCTCTGCTAGTTCTGTCTGGAACTGGATTATGCATGTGCTCTTGATCCTGTGTCTCCACATCTGCAGCTGTCTTCACTGAACTTTTGGACAATTGGGAAGAAACTTCAGATGGCAAGGATTTGTGCACCTGGGAGGAAGGGCTTTTAGATCTTTCTGAACTTCTAAGAATGCCTGTAACCTCAGGTTGCTGATTCTTGTTTTCACTAGAAACAGAGCTATCTTTTGTCATCTGTCTTTCAGTTGATCCCGACTTGCTTGAGCTTCCATCCACTATTCTCTGCGATCTTTGCGATGTGTCCATCTCCAGTAAGTAACGCTCTTTGTCACGGGTTTTGTGTTTCTGAGGCTCCACTAGCTTGTCAACCCATTTTGAAGAACAGTTCTTATTGACCTCCAATCTACTAAAACTATTGTCAGAATTTGTTTCTGCAACTCTCAGTCCACAGTTATATGGTGTGTAAAAGTTTGGAACATCAGTCATGGTGGACGTGGTGTGATCTATTATGCTCCCTGATGTTCTGTTGGGATGGACATGTCTGACCTCTTGCTCTGGTTGAATAGTGAGAGGCTCACTGTCAGAGTTTTTATTCTGACAAAGACAACTCTGACTTTCAAGATCAGTTCTTCGGCACCTTTGAAGTACCTCAAAAGGTTCAGTTGCTACAGCTGAAATTGTTGCAGGATAAGCAGAGTGACCTGGCACAGTGTTTCTCTTGTGCTGATTTACTTCCTTCATAACCTTGTCTTGACCATAATCTCGAGATTCTGAAGCAGAACTGGCGGCATTGTTCAAACTGTGTCTTGAATTTGTCTGACCACTTTCCATTTGAGATCGGCGAAAATTTTGACCATAACTTCCTCGACCGGACCTGCGAtgacaacacacaaaaaaaggtaaAGTGATGATTCAATTATACCAATCAAAGACTGATACCACCCAGACTTCAGCCAATCTGTTTGCTGTTCTTAGAACCAGAGATGTACCTATTGCTGAGTCTGCTGATCTCCTCATCCTTACGCACAATCTCCATTCTAGCTGTCTTTATAAGAGAACAGATGTTCTTCTTCAGGAGTGTGTTTTCAGTGCTCAAACTTGAATTCTtcaaataaaaaagcacaaaagCATATTCTTAATCTAATCAAAGCACTGTTCAACTAAAATAACTTTTTGGGGTATTTTTTCAGCTTTAACATAAGACAGGACAACAATTAAAACTTAAACAAACCTTTGTCTGCAGTAGCTGTAACTTTGAGAGCAGTTCTTTAACCTGGTTTTGTGTAGCATCAAATTTTTGCTTCAACTGTAATGAAAGGCAGACATTACAATGAAACAATGTAAGTGGTGGGGTAAAAAAACACTTCTGTTACAAATCATGATTCTTTAgacaaactattttaaaatagtctccctcatgaaaaatgtattattattatttattttatttttttaaataacatgtttatcttaatatattaatacaatgatAGATACTatataggaagctatatttgtaCAGAGTTTTGCAAGAACAGGTTTTCTTTCAGAGAAGTTTCGCCACTTTAATTCTTTACGTTTATTCCTTTAATGCACCACTGATACAGTCATCAAAGCGAATCTTGTTCACCGTCTGACGTCAAGTCCTCTGATGTGGGTAATGTTCCTGTTCATATGCataatccacaggtttatttgtgaggtgttgtggagattATTTTCCaggagtcattctgcagattctgtctggcactgctttaataaataatttagcaGTAAAAAGTGTAGTCAAACTGTTATCTGCCATGAACTAcacaaactagatttttaatctaacagttctgcacttttgaatgtgGAGCAAGGATCGTTCTATATGCCTATGAAACACGTCTGATTGGGTCACATGGACAATGCTGCCACTATCATGTCATGTCAcgtcagacacaactgttcttcaatagaactttctttctttaaaaaaggggTTTAACAAAACTAAATATAACATCAAATCACAATACATATCGAAACGGCAACTACATATTGTTGTAATATTGAATCCgaaggtctgtggcaattcccagctcAGGTACCTATTATGGTAATTTCTTAATCTATAAGGTATTTCCTTTTTTGACCACAAACCAACAACATGTTAACTACAGACCTCATTGTATGTTGCCTCcttttcttcttgttcttctCTGATGATTTCTTCATAAATATCCATTGATTCCATTGTCCGTGGGGAAAGAAAAGGGTTGACTTTAcctaatataaacacaaacattaCTACAATAGTTATTACAATCTAAAGAGTTTAATCCTCCTATTTGTCAGATATTCATGCATTGCACAGATTCTACCTGAATATATTTAAAGCACATAACTCTGATGACAGAGTCATATTTGTATTGATGAACTAATGTAGTTGTACATAATATCTATACTCAACAAATATGGAAGCCATAGACTTGGTGAAAATGGTGTTAACATAAACGCAATAAATACATGCTCATAATTATGAGCATTAAGCACAAGCACAAGCACAAAAACTAAGCCCAACAGGtagaaacacaaaaaaaaccctTGTCTAAACATTTGGTTCTGGGCTTTTGTTAAAATGCAACTGGAAATGTGAATGCATCCTATGATATAAATAAGTGCatatcaacaaataaataaagtctATATGAAATGTGATATATTTACTTTCAGGGTACTGGGTCATAATTGCCATAATGCATTAATGAAACTCACCTCTGTGCCCATTACCATTAGGGCTGTTCTCCAGCCCAGAGTATATGTCCATTGAGTCCTCATCATGATGTTGAGACGTACCTGTATCAAACAAAAACACTGATACAGCCAAAACAATTCCAACATCAACAACTGACCTTTGCATGCACattatgttttcagaagtgaGGCCATAGA
The nucleotide sequence above comes from Myxocyprinus asiaticus isolate MX2 ecotype Aquarium Trade chromosome 25, UBuf_Myxa_2, whole genome shotgun sequence. Encoded proteins:
- the LOC127416369 gene encoding CASP8-associated protein 2-like, encoding MEDNLLDELYGDLDDEPSGTSQHHDEDSMDIYSGLENSPNGNGHRGKVNPFLSPRTMESMDIYEEIIREEQEEKEATYNELKQKFDATQNQVKELLSKLQLLQTKNSSLSTENTLLKKNICSLIKTARMEIVRKDEEISRLSNRSGRGSYGQNFRRSQMESGQTNSRHSLNNAASSASESRDYGQDKVMKEVNQHKRNTVPGHSAYPATISAVATEPFEVLQRCRRTDLESQSCLCQNKNSDSEPLTIQPEQEVRHVHPNRTSGSIIDHTTSTMTDVPNFYTPYNCGLRVAETNSDNSFSRLEVNKNCSSKWVDKLVEPQKHKTRDKERYLLEMDTSQRSQRIVDGSSSKSGSTERQMTKDSSVSSENKNQQPEVTGILRSSERSKSPSSQVHKSLPSEVSSQLSKSSVKTAADVETQDQEHMHNPVPDRTSRGARHSGWRSTASSVVDNASQSLKHKMEKRDASGHQRREEKSQRESSSAERRSTRTERCREHEQKMQKERKKHQGNSSSRERRSNRSDSSKDYERRSAKEAESKSDDKRCREGRSRKLVDSSDSRQAISSFKCDSQRKDVCKGRASSSIEESLLNNKKSHSHDNSRKMEDTVCPVKNASTEKDYGRGKGVDKDRERKRSSRVELMDGKSKNLVPIKGDRKNPSSEKHSIVRESRHSKNGQDKHPKSISRGPCKTTEDNSSNRKLSFMETLNLTLSPLKKQKPPSEPMEPIGATSEDGSTDDSRLYDLGEEFFVIDELKNSQHSVEEMDEEPELTNTDEQHDLTSSCKQSGQVDYLFTAVASEKLSEEETNMEVQEENAPESHKAVDKEPANFTTSEKEIDKALDFIASDKDSFSKLNLARESQSSIFQNCTEDFLGIIDNTVVSNTLPTKTSELTVSDNTPDSILVDDHQQKDPLPSKTSELTVSDNTPDSILVDDCQQKDPFSTVSEEIPQMKIQRNPQPKAQDLLPEQNRICQEDVSSSGKTCFIPESNSIPESNSGNFESFVTMEVSSSTYSANLDYQSKVICDVEVDTSTQDSHRASDTFESLKSVEKSQASENLKTSEKKLRDQDTTAPSYTTVREEATSSVQAGFSEPDSTEKEEQILKPSSPVVFLHDEDSMMLTLRNIRAIPEPISPLTSPVHHVKKVQPHRAENQPHVKSLIKDLSIATCGSDKDEVNIDMNKENESPDSSVTPTSHKGTKGGLSTSGTVEEELEDGEIVSESEDEGPLFIQTPPKEKDKSTSGTQPGPRLSAGGKRVSQKQSKVSAKCPAQTKSPNTTASDGSSTSSKRRFKTVSPPLKAAVHTLDEFMDMLATIRVELRKKYMKLHKNVTKTAFCCIVDMSHASFTEFINAVDLDKLGCQDKVIKVRLNKIISSILNKVTKNGIVNRIFEQRAGDLKQKLWKFVNGQFDFLFKELKTAIKSGYEPSVNACLSENKSKTLKGKEVESEEVEKEMFSTSVHSAKKAKVDTGNCGKEAPPNNLLHRGLGSRGKNIKASMTEDDQLAKVTSHQHSTLSSENSGPESTSGSENKTSSYVHRLSHNGSVQERSDFEILTEQQTSSLTFNLVSDSQMGEIFKCLLQGSDLLDPSVPVGDNQSWPVSTPRKQGLPGESLFGIMTPNKTTPSKFITSWSSFSPYKFASNVKMMVDPAVLDENCLLEVPSNSEPCQVPSQSSIISQRSFTILAEDLAVSLTIPSPLKSDSHLSFLHPGTGQPLSAPNSVLSAHYSEDALLDGEDATEQDIHLSLDTDNSSCGSSPSRTWEGSDPCGFQFKPNLPMQAVVMERSNDHFIVRIRHTSTSPSECNQNEGKREPALAEGLETSLKPNLCLTTHEDVGPASGETSDKSPATTVSCDISDNGVEDQPSSRKSPSEGVCDDNLFGLSSNNAQYFSKEACVTVLEGSSAAEPKTTEKVSGNARSTTRSQSAPETETERESRKRKGHYSESKAKHSRNEKSQDKHHMSKHKKRSKSHKEKGSKTAVTWVSPSSLSAKNVIKRKGEVVVTWTRDEDRDILIELKMKGASPNTFAALSKRLKKSTGQIEERFTQLMKLFKKKEKMEN